ttctacctgagtggtaatCATAGAGGcttgtttactcacaagcttcagatcattgacatttctgtctacacaagcacttaaatggctaagcatacgagtactttgttccaaatgtctgctaacataatcattgaaactctgttgtttggcaacaaagttgtcaaattcatcaaagcaaaggctagcaggtttgtcaaaaggaatatcactctcatcaaacctacgcaaagaattcacttctactacttgtatcgggttatcgagaccatggatctcttcgacaggtggtagatttttgacatcttcagatctaatgcctttctcttgcatagatttcttggcttcttgcatatcttcgggactgaggaatagaatacctattttcttaggagttggcttaggaggtggttcgggaatagtccaagcattatcgttgatcaagatgttattcagaaggatctcagcttgttcgatagttcgttccctaaaaacacaaccggcacaactatctaggtggtctctagaagcatcggtaagtccgttatagaagatgtcaagtatctcgttcttcttaagagggtgatcaggaaaagcaatctatagctggatgagcctcccccaagcttgtgggagactctcttcttggagttgagcaaagttctatatttccggcaaggcagcttgcttcttatgggcagggaaatatttctcatggaagtaatagaccatatcctggggactactcacacatccagcagcaagagaggtgaaccaggctttagcgtcatcctttagagagagaggaaacagcttgaggatatagtagtagcggatcttctcctcactagtgaaaagggtggctatatcgagtagtttggtaagatgggctacgaccgtctcagattgataaccgtggaaaggatcagattcgactagggagattatctcagggtcgatagagaattcataatccttatcggtgataaagataggtgaagtggcaaacttcgggtcgtatttcatcctagctttcagagatttttccttccacttgagaagtaatttctcagcgtcataggcatccttacacgcaagaaaatcctcagctatctctccctccataacataaccctcaggtacatCAGGCAATTCAAATCTAGGAGAGctcgatctagcaggagcaaaagcaggttctatctcaatagtatcggcagtttcagaagcatcacgagcattggcagtaactctagcaatatgagcataaaggaacacccctagtggcacatcaaacaaagtagtatctctagcagtatcaagcatatcatcatcaggcaaggcagtatcaggcatagcatctctagcagtatcaggcaaagcagtatcaggcatagcatctctagcagtatcaggcaaagtatcaggcatagcatctctagcatcatcatgcaaagcagtatcaggcatagcaacatcatcaagcagaggcgacatatcaagatttctagcaggaggtgatgtcgcaaacttactcataactgaaggtgaatcaagtatagagctagatggcaattccttacctcccctcatagttgagggcaaaactctggtttttggatccttcagattcttcatagtgatcagcagatataaatcccaagtgactcagagaatatagcaatcgcttccccggcaacagtgccagaaaaatgttgtttagcagatctctggcaatggctagacaaatgctattctcgattgctcaacaattagaaattgtcttgcaatgacccaccagcgcgtgggatcgaggccgtTTTTGAGGgtcgagtattcgacccaatttgttgattcgcgagtcaggaagtgagaggatactctcaagtattagcagctgaatgtgtcaaattcaaccacacctgaaagattagtatctgcaagcaaagtatcaacaacaaagtaatatgataacaacggtgtcaaaaacgatctgttgacggcagactattcctaacaattgtatcaatggcgccagaagttgtccgtggacgggaaatattctttcctgtcaacgtcgtgcgaacaagtattgtagcaggtagcagcagtggcaaggaacagcagtagtgacagcagtagcaagtagcaacagtagcaagtaacagcagagcaagtaagagcagcagcaacagtagtaacagcaggagagcaaaacaagtaacagcagcagcaacagtagtaacagcaccagtgggacaaactcgtaggcaatgggtttgtgatttgtttggatgatattcatcatgcaacagttataacacggagagatatgtggctagctcccgttcgtcaatgtgatgcaggcatgcattccgtgtgtcgtcatacgtgcttagggaaaagaacttgcatgacatctattgtccatccctcccgtggcagcggggtccaaaaggaaacgacgggatattaaggttctccttttaataaagaaccggaccaacgcattagcattggtgaacacatgaactcctcacactatggtcatcaccgggagtggttccggttattgtcactccggggttgccgggtcataacacatagtaggtaactacaacttggaagatcggatctaaaacacacatacattggtgacaacataataatttcagatctaaaatcatggcactcgggccctagtgacaagcattaagcatggcaaagtagtagcaacatcaatctcagaacatagtggatactagggatcaatccccgtcaaaactaactcgattacatgatagatctcatcctactcatcaccgcccagcgagcctacgaatagattactcacgaacgatgaagagcttcatggaattggagagggaggaagattgatgatgacgatggcggcgatttcccctctccggagcccaaaacggactcgagatctgccctccagatgaagaacaggatggggcggcgcctccgtatcgcaaacgcgacgaaatcttctctctttattttttctaggacgaaagttcatttatagagctgagtttgggggcggcagggccacgtgggccccacaagcttgctagccgccaccagggggtggcggctacacggcttgtggcccactggcccatcccctccgatggatctttgcgcaggtatttttcatattttccagaaatattctccgtaaattttcaggacgttccgagaactttcatttctgcacaaaaacaacaccaaggcaattctgctgaaaatagcgtcagtccagattagttccattcaaatcatgcaatttagagtccaaaacaagggcaaaagagtttggaaaagtagatacgatggagacatatcaccccCAAACAAGCCCGACGACCCGGCCTCTACCACCGCGATGAAGGGACTGGAGAAGCTGCGGCCAGAGCTCACATCGAAGGAGCTAGTGCACCTCGACCGTGAATCCTCCAAGCGGAGGGGACAACGGTACACCATCAAGGAGAAGAAGGTCGTGGCCGAGTACACCACCAAGGTCCCAACCAAGAAGAAATCCATCAATACAAGCTTGATGTCGACAGTTACGAGGAGCTCGTCGCCTAGGCTGCGCATGCAGCTATGGCGAAGGCCCTCATAATGCTTGGGTACTACCGACCACCATCGGCCATTCTCTTTGTTGTCGCAATGGTCACGGCGAGCACATGCTCGTCACCCGTTCGACCATCACATTTCCGGTCGCCGGCATCCTCCATAACCCCGGAGACGAACGAGTTCTCCACATCGCGGCTGCATGACCAGACTCGATTCTCGATGTCATCGAATGGCATCAGGATCGTGACGGCCACCCCTTCCACCCCTTCCGTCGACCTCAACGTCACAAACGTGGTTGGCCAGTCATCATACGGGATGCCCCGGAAGCAAGCCCATTCCATTCGTACGGCCGCATTTTCGGACGCACGCAAGCTTTTCAACGGAATGTCGGCTCGATAGCACCGCTCAAGGACCCCGATTACACCCAGCTCATCCAAGACGTCATCTATGAGGGCAATGGGCAGGTTTTCCATGTCGACGGCCAAGACAACACTTTCAGTGAAGGCCATGCTTTCGATCCAGAGGAGACACAAAGCGAAGATGGCCGCGTCCAATTTTGTGTGGACGAAGAAGAATAGGCCGAGCATGGCAACTCTTGGCATGAGGATGATGAATACATCTATTGCGGTAGTGGGGAAGAAGAGGTCGACGTTCCGGAGGAGCCATTGATCTTCATCGATGAGCTCACTCAAAGAGTCGAGGCACAAAGAAAGGGTAAGAACATTCGCACCGGATCATACAACGAAAAAAAGGAGTCGAGGCACAACGAAAGGGTAAGAACATTCGCACCGGATCATACAACGAAAAAAAGGACACTCTGATTTGTGAGAGTTGGATGGAGATAAGCCAAGATCCCAAGACCGGTGCCTAGCAAAAGAGAGCCATTTTTTGGGCGAGAGTTCACAAAACCTTGAAAGGAGGAAGTTTGTCCCCTACAAGTATGTGAGCACACATGACATTAACTCCATCCAAAAGAGATGGGGGTTCATCCAACAAGAGTGCAACCAATATTGTGCCGCACTTGTGAGCGTTGAAGTCCGTCACGTGAGTGGCCTAGGCATGGGAGACTTGGTATgacctctcttattttgcatttTTCATAAAATGAACATGTTTGCATTATGTGCTATTTTGTTTTGCGGTCTACTTTTTGATTGTATAGGCATTCCAATCTTTGGGGGCCTTAAGGCCTGCTACAAGAACAGGCAGTTCATTCTCACCCATTCTTTCTCGCTCATCAAAGAACAAAGATTGTGCCAAGTTTAGAGATCAATATGTTACactaatgaagaagaagaaagggaaggTGTCCACGACCGTGATTGAATAAGATATGCCCAAGAGGCCAAGGGGCAAGACTAACTGAAGATTGATGAGAAGCGTGATGCGGCATCCTTCGCCTTGCAAGAAATTTTACAAGGCATGACGAGTCAAAAGGAGGAGCAAATGAAAGGAGGAGCAATTAAAGATATACTTGAAGCTCTAAACAAAGAAGTTTAATATGGAGAAGGTCGCCAAGAGGATGAAACTTGACATGAAGGAGGCCGGCCAAGCGAAGAAGCTCACTATCGAAGCCATGCTGACACCAAAGCAAAACAGGCGTCTCTTGCGATCATGAGTGTGGACTTGACAAACATATCCCTGAAAAGAAAGAGTTGGTTCATGAACCGTCAAAAGGAGATATTTGACCAAGAcaacatggagtagggaggacccgGCCGTGCGACCGTGAATTATGGACGTTCTTTTTGTAGGTTTGGCTATTGTGCAGCCGCTGGCCTTGCTGTTGGCGTACAAAACTTATTCATTTTCGAGGCTCGCTGGTATACCGGTCGCTGACTTTGTTACCGGCGTGAAACTTCAGATTTAACTATTTTGTAGGCTAATAACTGTTTGTCGGTCGCTGGCTCTGTTGCCGGCATGAACTAGCTAGGTTCACTGTCATGGCCGTTGGCATGTATCTACATTCATATAAGCCGAACAAAATGCGGTCGAGATGCGTTCGCGTGTTTGACGCTCCGTCAACGTACCCATAAAAAAGACCGAATGCATGCCCGGCCGGTATCCTTTCATGAAATCTGAACAAAATGAACGTCGGTTTGCCGGAGCGTTGGAGTTGGCCTCACGCCTTCATTCTTGACAATGCTGTTATACACCATTTTAAAAAAGCAGTCACACCGCGTTATACTGTCAGGATACCCACCTTCGTGGCTATTCTGACTCTGTCACACCACCAATTAGCAAACTCTCCCTATATAAAACTATGTTCATTCCTTGTTCATTACTCATTAGTCGCTAGTCGCCACGCGTTATCCAATCCCCTGCCCAACTACTCCTACTATATATCTATGCGTCTCTCTTCTCTCAGCATCATCGCTATCATTTGAAGCTAGCTACTCAACCCATAAACCATGGCAACCAATCCAAGCACGGGACCTTCGTTCTTCAACTTCCTAAAGGAAGGCGTCCTCCTCCCGACCCGCAACCGGGGGCTCTTCATAGCAGTcggcgccatcgtcatcgcctctaccacggtgctcctcctcggcAGCGACCTCGCCGTCCAGCCCCTCGCCGACGAGATCCAGCTCGACGTCAAGGCGCTAAACAGCACCGACCCCGGCAGCCCCGACTACGCCAAGCTCGTACAGGAGATCCAGAATGACGCTAAGGAGCTCCTGCTCGAAGGCGCAGGGTACCTCCTGTTCGCGGTCGTCATCAGCTCCGCCGTCCGGATCCTCCTCCTATTCGCCACCGTCTTGACGTACTCCGGCGAGCAGCGTACTACCTTCAGGGTGCTCCTCGGGAAAGCTAAGGCGCAGCTGAAGGGCCCCCTGCTCACGCTCGCCTTCGTCTACGTCCTGGAGATCGTCTACATCGTGTTTCTGGCGTTGATGGGGgcacttctcgttgttctcatgaaGAAGCAGCACTTCGTGTTGCTCATCCTGGCGTCGCTGCTAGTCCTCTCCGCGGCCATCTCTTTCGTGTACTTCTGCTTCGTCTGCTCTTTGAGCGTCGTCGTGGCGGTGGCCGAGCCCGGCTGCCACGGCGCAGCCGCGTTAGGCAGGGCGTGTAGGCTGGCGAAGGGGAAGAAGTGGCAGGTCGTGCTGTACATCGCCGTTACCGGCGCCCTGGCCGCCgtcctttcgccggtgcacacgcTCGCGAGGACATGCGCGGGTAATAGCGTGGCGCTTGGGTTGCTCTTAGGTTTTGTCTACGCGGTTCTGATGGCACTCTTGCAGTTGTTCGCCCTCTGCGCCATGACCGCGTTCTACTACGAGCGCAGGGAGAACATGGACGGCCAGCTGGGGGCTACTCGATACGCCAAGTTATCATCGGAAGAATCAAACGCTTGATCATTCTACTTGTCAGTTGTCACACCGACTGTTGTTGGCCTGTAATTTCCACTTGCTTTGTAGGCCAGGCCATATTGTTATTTTTTAAACACAGTACAAGCCATATTGTTCTTATATACTCAATTTTATACTAAATATGATGAAGTAAGTACTACTTTACGTTTTTTTTGGAATGTATACTattatatactactccctctgtgactcaaaaatgactcaactttatactaattttagtacaaagttgagtgatttttaaattagttattttgggacggaaggaGTATATGTAATACAGTATATACTTTCTTGCATAACTATATATACACGACCTTTTGGACATGGCATAACAATATACTATATGTAGTGTTGTATTTTAATTGTCCAAAATTATATTTTTGACCCTGTAATTTGTTTTTAAAATTATGCGCTAAGAAAATAGATAACCTCCTAGAATACGTGGAATATCAAACTTCTCTTATGGGTATTATGTATCAATGTATAAATTAGATGGTATTAACATTTCTCAATCGAAATCATCCAAATATATCGGGCATAATATGGTTTTCGAGGTTGCTTTTGATCATTGACAATATTAATAATATATGAGATATATGCTATAAATACTATATCATATAATGAATTTAACGATATGTTTTGTGTAACATGCATATTATTGTTTTAACCATGATCAAAAGTAATCTAAGAAACGTAATAGGCCCTATATATCTGGATCGAGGAAGTTTGACTATATCACCATGAAAATTATTTTGATTGTATCACATTTGATACTAAATTTTTTTCTCACATATTCATAGGAAGAATATTCAAGTACCGTGTCAAAACCTAAAATGTGTACCATTGAACTGCCGGGTCTAGTTACAAAATCTCAATCATACATGGGTGTTTTTAACAACAAACCCAATTGTGCCAATTTCATTTCTGCCACATAACACAATATGATTAGACTAAATTAATAATGGTCAAATTTTTGACTTGGACAACAaagtaggccatactttttcccggcAAAAAAAAGTAGGCCGTACTTTTCTGAACTATGGATATTCTGAAAATAAATTTCATGATTAACCTATTGATACCATTTGACACCATTATTATAATTTTTTC
This genomic stretch from Hordeum vulgare subsp. vulgare chromosome 6H, MorexV3_pseudomolecules_assembly, whole genome shotgun sequence harbors:
- the LOC123402885 gene encoding uncharacterized protein LOC123402885 translates to MATNPSTGPSFFNFLKEGVLLPTRNRGLFIAVGAIVIASTTVLLLGSDLAVQPLADEIQLDVKALNSTDPGSPDYAKLVQEIQNDAKELLLEGAGYLLFAVVISSAVRILLLFATVLTYSGEQRTTFRVLLGKAKAQLKGPLLTLAFVYVLEIVYIVFLALMGALLVVLMKKQHFVLLILASLLVLSAAISFVYFCFVCSLSVVVAVAEPGCHGAAALGRACRLAKGKKWQVVLYIAVTGALAAVLSPVHTLARTCAGNSVALGLLLGFVYAVLMALLQLFALCAMTAFYYERRENMDGQLGATRYAKLSSEESNA